The genome window GCTGCCGGCGAACAGGTAGCGGCCGTTGAACTGGGTGTTGAGCAGGGCGATCAGTTCATCGCGGGCGGATTCGGCCGCGCTCGCCACCGTCTCCGCCCCGCTGCCGGTCGACGAAGACGACAGGGTCGAGGTGAAGTTGGTCAGCAGATCGGTGATCGACGACATCGCATCATAGGCGGTCTCGATGCGGTTGACCGCTGTCGTCGCGGCATCGGAGTAGGTGGTCAGGCGGGCGGTCGTGGTCTCCAGATCGATGACGTCGCCAGCCTTGCCGCCAAGCCCGCCATAGTCGAAGGACACGAGGCCGGAGGCTTCCTGAAGCTGCAGCTCGCTCATGCGGGCATTGGCCGCCATCGACGCCTGCAGCATCTGGCTGGAAAGGGAAAAGGTCGCTACCCGCATCGCCGTCATCGTTCCCGCCTCCCCTACTGGACCGCCGCCAGCAGCGTGTCGAACATCTCGCCGATCATGTCGAGGATCTGGGCGGCGATCGAATAGAGCTCTTCCATCTCGGCGAGGCGCTGGGTTTCCTCGTCGAGATTGACGCCGCCGGCCGCGGACCGCGCGCTTTCCAGCGCCTCGTAGGCGGTCTGTTTGGTCTCGAGCGTCGAGGCCGCCTGTGTCGCCGCAGTTGCCTTGTCGGTGACCATCTCGGCCATGTATCCGGCAAAGCTCGTCTTCGTCGCGCCGAGCCCGCCGGCGGCATCGAACGATATCGCCTCAGCCATCAGATCGACGAGGGCATTGGCGAGCGTGGTGTCGCCATCGAAGAGCACCGTGTCGCCGGCAGTCAGCGTTGCGTCGCTGCTCAGCTCGGCGGTCGGCAGGCTGCCGGACGAGGCCGCGATGGTGTCGGCGACGGTGATGTCGCGGGCGGTCGTTCCGGTCAGCAGATCGTTCATTCCGAACCAGCTCGACAACGACTCGCCATCGCTGCCGATTGCGCCGTCGAGGCCGGCAAGCGCGATACCTGTCGTGGCGTCGTCGGCTGTGATCGTCAGATGGCCGTCACTGTCGATCGTCGCGGAGACCCCCGACAAGGCATCGATGGCGGTCACCAGATCGCCGATTGTCGCGTAGCTGGAAAGGTCGAAATCGCCGTAGGAGACGAGCGCGCCGTCACCATCGACGACGGCGATGCGCGCAGAGCCGGTGGCGGAAAAGGCGTCCGAGGCATCGACCGTGGCCGTGCCGGTCAGCGTGGATGCGGCGGGGCTCGCATTGCCCGCGTTGCTGACGGCGTTGATTTCCTCGATGAGGGCCGCTGCCAGCGTATCGAGTTCCTGCTGGGCGGCAACCAGAACCTCGTCGCGCTGCGCGAAAAGCGCCGACAGCGAGCCGGACGAGATAGAGCCGGTGATGTCCTTGCCATCGACGGAAATGCCGGACAGACCCGCCGGATAGGTCGTGTCGGAAGACACGAACGCGGCCTTGTCGAATTCGAGCAGATTGGTCTGGCTCGCGGTGACCAGCGCCTGCGAAGTGTCGCCGGTATAGACCAGCATAGCGCCGGTGTCGGTGAGCGAATATTTGACGTCGAGGAGTTCCGACAGGGCCAGAACCGCGGTCGCGCGCTGGTCCTCCATGTCGGCGGTCGCATCGCCGCGCGCGGTCGCCGCCACGATCTGGTCGTTGAGATCGGCGATTGCCGCGATGTAGCTGTTCGCCTCGTCGACGGCGATGGCGATCTCTGCATCGGCATCGGCACGCAGTGTCTGGATGCCCGCGGCCAGATCGTTCATCTGCACGGTGACGCTTTCGAGCGCCGACACGACAGCGGCCTTCAGGCTCTCGCTTTCCGGCGTCGCGGCGAGATTGGTCAGTGCGGTTTCGAGATCGGACAAGGCGGACGCGATCGAGGTGCCCGATCCGTCGCTCGAAGCGGTTTCGCCGTAGAGCGCCTGCAGGCTGTCGGCGTAGCTGTCGCTCGCCGTTGCCGCGCCAAGCGCGGAGGCCGCGCTCGTCACCTGCTTGGTCAACAGCGTGTCGACCAGCGAGGCGAGCTGCGCGGACGAAACGCCGGTGCCGACGCCCGCCGTGACGGACGCCGTCAACGCCGAGACCTTCTTCGTGTAGCCCTCGCTGTCGGCATTGGCGACATTCGAGGCGGCAACACTCATCTGGTACTGCGCGGCGCTGAGCGCGCTTGCGGCGATGCTGTTGGCGGCATTGAGCGACATGGCGGCGATCCGTTCAGATCTCGGTGCTGAACTGCACCGCGCGCTGGCCGCCGGTCCGTTCGGTCATCTGCCCGCTGTTGCCGTAGGCGGTCGAGCGCGGCCGGGTCTGTTCGCGCACCACATGCATGATCGCATCGATGCGGCGGCGGCTGGCGGCACGGGCCTTGGCGAGACGGCCTGCGTTTTCCTCCATCACGCTGTGCATGCGCTTTACGCGCGCCAGCAGGGACGACCGCAAACGCGGCTCCACCCGCTCCAGCTCGAACTGACCGTGGCGCAACCCATCGAACCAGTCCTGCAGCAGGTTGGCCTGGCTCTGCTTCATCGCGACGATGCCGGTCGGCGGTGCCGGGAAGCCATTCGCGTAGTGCTGGTTTTCCTCTTCGGTGATCTCGACGATCTGATCGATGATCGCGATCATGTTCTCGATCGCGGCGGTGACGCTGGTTTCGGCCCTGGCTTCGCCATTGGGTCCGGGTGTGGGAGCGGACATGGTGCGCCTCTCTCGTTATCGGCCATCGGATTGCGGCGGCTTGTCTGCCGGCCTGCGCCCGATCGGCGAAAGGTTCTGGATCGTCCGGTATGACGCGGCCGCGGCAAGGCGGCCCATCATGCCGGCAAGTTCGCTCCCCAGCGCATCGCGCCGGTTTTGAAGCGCGGCGCGCAGCGGGCGCAGTTCGGCAAGAATCGCGACCGCCCTGCGACGGGCCTCCGGTGCTTCCGCGCCATCGAGCGCGCGGGCCTCGGCGATCAGCCGGCGCAAATGCCGGAGTTCGCGGTCGTCGGCGTTGTTCGACTGGTCCGACATGGCGTGCCTTTCCGCTCAAACCGCCGGCCCCGGGATCTAGACCGGGGCGCCCCGCGAAGGCCTAGCGAACCGCGTTCAGCAGGGTGTCGTAGAGCTCGTTCGCCGCGGTCATGACCTGGGCGGCGGACGAGTAGGCCTGCTGGGCCGTCATCATGTTGCTGAACTCGGTGCTGGTGTCGGTGGTGCTGCTTTCCAGCATGCCGCCGGCGATGGTGCCCGTACCCGAGGTGCCGGCGATGTAGAAGCTCGCCACGCCGGAATCGAGGTTCGCCGTGTAGATCGTGCCGGTGACCTGGGTCAGCCCGTTCGAGTTGGCGAAGGTCGCGACCGGGATCTTGGCGATGGTCATCTCGTCGCCATTGTCGAACGAGGCGATCACCGAACCGTCGTCGTCGATGGAGATGCTGGTCAGATTGCCGAGCGGCAGACCGTCCTGGGTGACGGCCATGGTCAGCGTCGGGTCGTCCTCGCCGCTGTCGTACTGCACGAGGCCGTCGGTATCGCCGGAGGTGCCGAAATTGATCTCGACGCTGGAATCAGCCGCGCCCGAATCCCATCCCTCGATGGTCAGCGTGGTCGGCGTCGCGCTGTCGATGGTGCCGTCCTCGTTGAAGGTCAGCGAGATGTCGCTCGAGGTTACCGTGCCGCTGTCGGTGGTGACGACCGCCGTCCAGGTGTTGTCTGCGGTCTTGGTGTAAGTCAGCGTCGCGGTGTTCGACGAGCCGAGTGAGTCGTAGATCTCCGTCGTCGTCGTGAAGCTGTCGCCGACGGCTGCATCCGCCGGCAGGTTGCCGGTGATCGTCATCTCGGTGGTGGCGGCAACCGTGCTGGTGATCTCGTCGACATTGATCGCCGACAGGCCGGTCGAAGACGTATCGGACACGACCGTGCCGTCCTCATCCGTCGCCCAGCCCATCAGATAGTAGCCACCAGAGCCGACGATATAGCCCTCGTCGTCGACGTCGAAATCGCCGGCGCGGGTGTAGAGCAGGTCGGTGCCGTCCAAATCCTTGGAGATCGAGAAGAAGCCCTCGCCCTCGATCGCCAGATCCATGTCGTCGCTCGACGTGACGAGAACGCCCTGGTCGGTGTTGTTGTAGGTGGTGTTGGCCGCGACGCTGCCGCTCGAGGAGGCATCCGTGCTCTGGCTGCTCAGCAGGCTGACGAAGCTCGTCGTCGAGGCCTTGTAGCCGGTCGTCGACACGTTCGCGAGATTGTTGGAGATGTTCGAAAACGCGTTTGACTGCGCGGACAAAGCCGATACCGCCGTCGCGAGAGCGCCGCTAATACTCATGACTCGCCTCTGATTTTGCTAGGAAAAGTGGCCGGGCCGAACGCTCGTGCGTCAGACCGAAAGCTTGATCACGCTGTCGAAGGCAATCTCGACGTCGCCCATCAACAGGGTCGTGGTGCCGCTGTCGTCGGTGCCGATGCCGGTGACCTTGCCGACCACGCTGGTCGATGTGGAAACCTTGGTGCCGGCCGCATCGACAGCCGCGACCGAGATCGTGTAGGCGCCGTCGGCGACCGTATCGCCGTTACTGTCCGTGCCGTCCCAGGTGAAGCCGTGGTCGCCCGAGGAGGTCTCGCCCGAGCCGGTCCACACCGTGTTGCCATCCGTATCGGAGACCGTGATCGTGGTGGCGGCGGCGGTGCGGTTGAGGCTGTAGTTCCAGCTTGCGGAACCGTCCGACAACATCGAGGTGTCGCCCTCGGCCTCCACCGTCGAGCTGATGTAGCTGAGGCTCGACGTCGACATGAAGGCGTTGAGCGAGCTGGTGATCTGGTCGAGCGAGCTGGTGATTTCCGAAAGCTGGTCGTAACTAGCGTAGGAAACCATCTGGTTCATGTATTCGCTGGTATCGGTCGGGTCCAACGGGTTCTGATTCTGGAGTTGTTCCAGCATCAGTTCGAGAAAGTCGCTCGAAGAAAGCTCCAATGCCGAAGAACTCGTCGTGGTCGCGGTGGCCGTTGAAGAGCTGATTGCAGAAACCGTCATGTGTCGACCCTCGGAAGTTGCCGGATCACGAGCCTGAAACGCGGAACCCGGCGGATTTCATCTGGTTTTGCTCGTTAAACGGCACCCGCCGACAAATCAGGCGCACTTTTTTCGACGTCCGGGCCGCCTCGCCCGCGCGCAGTACGGGCGCTATCCGGTTGGAAAATCGAACCGGTCCGAAGGGCGGGGAAGATCACATCGGCGAATGGTGGCTGACGGCGCGGACAACGCTCTCGAAGGCCGCCGGAAGGGGGCAAAACGACCTGCGGGCACGCTCGAATCACTTTTTTTTTCGCGCACCACCGGTCAAAATTTGCCGGTAATTTGGCCGTCCGACCGCGATATGGCGGCAAAGTGGTCCGCAGACTCAAAAATCTACCGTCGGGATACATGCAGATACGGTTGCGCGCGCGGGCGAGCGTTGCCGCACCGCGCCGTGACGTTGCCGCGCTGGAAATACGTCCCCGGAGACTGCCCGGCCGGAGAAGCGGCTGGAAATGTCAGGAAAAAGTTCCCCGCGAAAACGGTGACACGCGGCGCCGTTCTCTCTCCCACACCGTTCCGGACGGCCGCCTCAGTAGGCAGAAAATGCCGCTCGCCGGGCAAATAATTCCTAGTTAACTATCTGATTTTATTGATTTTTACGCGCCTGATCCGGCGCCTTCGCACGTTCAATGATTAAGACGGGGCTTTTTGGACTTTGCCTCGCCACACGTGTAATCGGAGGAAATCGGGTCATGGCTGCTTCAAGTGTTGGCGTTCTGCCGTCCATGTCCGCTCGACACGAACCAGGTGCGGCGCCCGCCGGTGAAGGGCGTTCGAAAGCCGCCAAGGCAAGGGCCTACACGCTATTGAGCGACGAAGACTTGCTGTCGATGATCGGCGCGGACGACGCCGAGGCCTTCCAGGCGCTGGTCGAGCGCCACGCCGACCGCGCCTATGCCATCGCCTTCCGCTTCCTGCGCAACGCGACCGATGCCGAGGACGTCGTTCAGGACGCGCTGCTCAAGGTGTGGACCTCAGGCTGCAAATGGGAGAGCGGCCGGGCCCGTTTCTCCACCTGGCTCTACAGGGTCATCACCAATCGCTGCATCGACCTGAAGCGGCGGCCGACCAGCGAGGCAATCGACGTTGTTCCCGAGGTCGCTTCGGAAGCGCCGAGCCAGGTCAACGAGATACTGCGCATGGAAGCAAGCAGCCGGCTTGAGCGGGCAATTGCAGAACTGCCCGAACAACAAAAAACGGCGTTACTTTTTTCTTACTACGAAAACCTGTCCAACGCCGAAATCGCGGAAATCATGGAAACCACTGTTTCCGCAGTCGAATCTCTTCTGAAGCGTGGCCGCCAGCATTTGCGCGCTGTGCTGCAGCGGGAGGGTGCCGATATGCTGAATTCCTTGAAAAACGATTAAAATATCTTCGACAATTCTACAAAATATTTTCGCCTGCTCGGGGAATCCCCGCCGTTGAACGGTCAGACGCGGAACGACCCACGTCGATGACCAGAGTTTTGGGGCCAATCCCATGGGGCCACCCTCCCCTTTGGCCGCAGCGACAGAGTAGCAGGAGTTTACGCATGCCCGTTATCGCAACGAACACGGCCGCCAACACCGCGGTCCGCTATCTCAACAACAATTCGATCGAGCAGTCCGACAGCCTGTCGAAGCTGGCGTCGGGTTCGCGCATCACCAAGGCGTCGGACGATGCTGCCGGTCTCGCAATCGCGACCCGCATCCAGTCGGACGTCTCGACGCTCGAGCAGGCGTCTACCAACGCCTCGCACTCGATCTCGATCCTGCAGACCGCCGATGGCGGCGCCTCGCGTATTTCCGACATCCTGGAGCGGATGAAAACATTGGCCTCGCAGTCGGCCTCCGGCACCGTCACCGACACGGAACGCGCTTACATCCAGGCTGAATTCTCCGAGCTGCAGGAAGAAATCGACGGCATCGCCCAGTCGACCCGCTACAACGGTTCGAGCCTGCTTTCGAGCGCCACCAACGCCGAAGCGACCGGCACCACCTCGACCGACGACCTGACGACGGCCGCGACCAACGCCACGACCACCGGCTCCGCCGACCTGTCGTCCTATTCGGCGTCTTCGGCCTCGCTGTCGATCAACGGCACCGCGATCACCATCGCCGACGGCGATGACGCCTCCGACGTGGTCACGGCGATCAACGCCCAGTCCGGCACGACCAACGTGACGGCCTCGCTCGACAGCAGCAACCAGCTCGTGCTGACGTCGACCGACACGGCCGGCTATTCGGACACGATCACGGTCACCGGCGACACGACCGATCTGCTCGGCGCCGCGAGTGACGCCCAGGTCGACGCCACCGGTACCGACGCCTACGTGACCGACGCATCGGGCGGCGACATCACCTTCGACGTCAACGGCGAGACCGTGACCCTTTCGTCGACCGGCGGCACCAACGGCGACGGCCTGTATTCGGCCGACGATCTGGTCGACGCGATCAACAACCAGGTCGGCACTTCGGCCAGCGTCACCGCCAGCCTCGATGCCGACAATAACCTGGTCATCACCAGCACCGGCACGGCGAGCTCGGACGACGCCGTCACCGTAGACAACTTCTCGTCGGGCGACGCGACCGATTTCGGCTTCGCCGACACCTCGGTTTCCGAAGCCGGTTCGGGCGATGCCGACGCCGTCGACTGGTCGACCGGCATTTCCGTCGTCGTCGGTTCCAGCGCGGACGACACCATCGCGCTGTCGATCGACAATCTGACGACAGAGGCGCTGAGCGTTGCCGACCTCGACATCTCGACCCAGGCCGGCGCGGAAGCCGCTCTCGATGCCCTCGACGCGGCGATCGACGACGTGTCCGGCGCGCGCGCTGAAATCGGCGCCGTGATGTCGCGCTTCGAATTCCGTCAGGAATCGATCCAGACCAGCATCGAAAACCTCGACGCCGCGCAGTCGGTGCTCGCTGACGTCGATATCGCTGCGGAACAGGCAAAGCTGTCGGCCTCGACGGTCAAGGTGCAGGCGGCCGTCGCCGCGGCATCGCAGGCCAACCAGATGCCGCAGAACCTGCTCAGCCTGCTGCAGTAAGCGGCAGAGCGCTCTCCCCGCCCGCCGGTGTCCTTTCTGGCCGGCTGGGCGGGGTGAGCACGAGAACGGCCGCCGCCGCGCCGGTCCGGCATGGCGGCACGCCTGCTTGAGCCCGGCGTTGCGACGCCGGCGAGCCACAGCACACGGCGCAGGACAAGACAATGACGACGACCAGCGCGACTTCGACCACCACCACCACCGCAACGACGTTCACATGGTCGTCCGGCGTCGGCGACATGGACTGGGATGCCCTTGTCGAGGTTTCGGTCGCGGCCAAAAATGTGCGCGCCGACACCATCGAAACCGAGATCAGCGAAAACGAGGTCAAACTCGCGGCCTATGAAGAGATGCAGTCGCTGCTGACGACGCTCTCGGACGCCGCCTATGCGCTCTCCGCCCCCTCCGGTACATCCAATTCAAGCTACGACGTGTTCAACTCACGCGCGGCCTACACCTCAGCAACGGGCGATACGGACGCCGACAGCGCGGTGTTCATCACCGTCGAGGACGGCACGGACACGGGCAGTTTCGACCTGACGATCGAGCAGCTCGCCACCGCCCACAAGGTTGCCAGCGCCGAGGCCTCCGACAACACCGCGGCGCTTGGCTATGACGGCAGCTTCACCGTCCAGCTCGGCGACGGCGACAGCGCCGAAATCTCGCTCGACAGCGACATGACGCTCGACGACATCGCCGAGGCGATCAACGCGCAGAGCTATCTCACCAATGTCCGGGCGAGCGTCGTCAAGGTCTCCGACGACAGCTACCAGCTGGTGATCTATGGCACCGAGACCGGGCAGGATCTGACGCTCACGGCGGCAAGCGGCGACGACGTGTTGACCGGAATCGGCGTGCTCGACGGCAGTGGCGGCATTGCCGACGAACTGCAGGCGGCGCAGAACGCGATCATCACCTATGACGGAATCACCGTCACGCGAACCTCGAACGAAATCGACGATCTGATCGACGGGGTCACCCTCAATCTCTACGAGGCGACCGGCGAGGATACGATTACGGTCGAGGTCTCGCAGAACGTCGACGAGATCAAGGACGCGATCATCGCGCTCGCCGAAGCTTACAACGCCTATCGCGAATGGGCGCTGACCCAGCAGGAGACGTCGTCCGCCGGCGGCGCGTCGTCGGGCGCGGCGCTGTTCGGCGATTCGACGCTGCGCTCGGTCAACAGCCAGATCGCGTCGGCGCTCGGCACCTTCATCGACAGCGAGAGCATGGCGCTGCTCGGCCTGTCCTATGACAGCTCGAACATGCTGGTGCTCGACGAGGACGTGCTCAACGAGGCGCTGCTCAACGATCTC of Hyphomicrobiales bacterium contains these proteins:
- the flgK gene encoding flagellar hook-associated protein FlgK encodes the protein MSLNAANSIAASALSAAQYQMSVAASNVANADSEGYTKKVSALTASVTAGVGTGVSSAQLASLVDTLLTKQVTSAASALGAATASDSYADSLQALYGETASSDGSGTSIASALSDLETALTNLAATPESESLKAAVVSALESVTVQMNDLAAGIQTLRADADAEIAIAVDEANSYIAAIADLNDQIVAATARGDATADMEDQRATAVLALSELLDVKYSLTDTGAMLVYTGDTSQALVTASQTNLLEFDKAAFVSSDTTYPAGLSGISVDGKDITGSISSGSLSALFAQRDEVLVAAQQELDTLAAALIEEINAVSNAGNASPAASTLTGTATVDASDAFSATGSARIAVVDGDGALVSYGDFDLSSYATIGDLVTAIDALSGVSATIDSDGHLTITADDATTGIALAGLDGAIGSDGESLSSWFGMNDLLTGTTARDITVADTIAASSGSLPTAELSSDATLTAGDTVLFDGDTTLANALVDLMAEAISFDAAGGLGATKTSFAGYMAEMVTDKATAATQAASTLETKQTAYEALESARSAAGGVNLDEETQRLAEMEELYSIAAQILDMIGEMFDTLLAAVQ
- a CDS encoding flagellar hook protein FlgE gives rise to the protein MSISGALATAVSALSAQSNAFSNISNNLANVSTTGYKASTTSFVSLLSSQSTDASSSGSVAANTTYNNTDQGVLVTSSDDMDLAIEGEGFFSISKDLDGTDLLYTRAGDFDVDDEGYIVGSGGYYLMGWATDEDGTVVSDTSSTGLSAINVDEITSTVAATTEMTITGNLPADAAVGDSFTTTTEIYDSLGSSNTATLTYTKTADNTWTAVVTTDSGTVTSSDISLTFNEDGTIDSATPTTLTIEGWDSGAADSSVEINFGTSGDTDGLVQYDSGEDDPTLTMAVTQDGLPLGNLTSISIDDDGSVIASFDNGDEMTIAKIPVATFANSNGLTQVTGTIYTANLDSGVASFYIAGTSGTGTIAGGMLESSTTDTSTEFSNMMTAQQAYSSAAQVMTAANELYDTLLNAVR
- a CDS encoding flagellar biosynthesis protein FlgD — encoded protein: MTVSAISSSTATATTTSSSALELSSSDFLELMLEQLQNQNPLDPTDTSEYMNQMVSYASYDQLSEITSSLDQITSSLNAFMSTSSLSYISSTVEAEGDTSMLSDGSASWNYSLNRTAAATTITVSDTDGNTVWTGSGETSSGDHGFTWDGTDSNGDTVADGAYTISVAAVDAAGTKVSTSTSVVGKVTGIGTDDSGTTTLLMGDVEIAFDSVIKLSV
- a CDS encoding RNA polymerase sigma-70 factor (Member of the extracytoplasmic function sigma factors which are active under specific conditions; binds with the catalytic core of RNA polymerase to produce the holoenzyme and directs bacterial core RNA polymerase to specific promoter elements to initiate transcription) produces the protein MAASSVGVLPSMSARHEPGAAPAGEGRSKAAKARAYTLLSDEDLLSMIGADDAEAFQALVERHADRAYAIAFRFLRNATDAEDVVQDALLKVWTSGCKWESGRARFSTWLYRVITNRCIDLKRRPTSEAIDVVPEVASEAPSQVNEILRMEASSRLERAIAELPEQQKTALLFSYYENLSNAEIAEIMETTVSAVESLLKRGRQHLRAVLQREGADMLNSLKND
- a CDS encoding flagellar hook protein gives rise to the protein MTTTSATSTTTTTATTFTWSSGVGDMDWDALVEVSVAAKNVRADTIETEISENEVKLAAYEEMQSLLTTLSDAAYALSAPSGTSNSSYDVFNSRAAYTSATGDTDADSAVFITVEDGTDTGSFDLTIEQLATAHKVASAEASDNTAALGYDGSFTVQLGDGDSAEISLDSDMTLDDIAEAINAQSYLTNVRASVVKVSDDSYQLVIYGTETGQDLTLTAASGDDVLTGIGVLDGSGGIADELQAAQNAIITYDGITVTRTSNEIDDLIDGVTLNLYEATGEDTITVEVSQNVDEIKDAIIALAEAYNAYREWALTQQETSSAGGASSGAALFGDSTLRSVNSQIASALGTFIDSESMALLGLSYDSSNMLVLDEDVLNEALLNDLDAVTSLLSFQMEASSADLSLLSHSNNGNLDFTLDITSDGEGNLSVSVDGDSSLFTVSGTRIKGAEGSIYEGLTFVYLGDGDESIDVSVTSGIAEALYASADAAANTLDGNLQTIIDNLGDENSTLQTKADDIRSRSETYREFLTEKYAKYQAAIEEAETQLAYLEALLEESSN